The Parambassis ranga chromosome 14, fParRan2.1, whole genome shotgun sequence genome includes a window with the following:
- the LOC114446566 gene encoding ester hydrolase C11orf54 homolog, whose translation MNNPDPGPEQPYFTLSCCEVLVAGTIRLRISMATDDQVIEVRAKKRTGSHSLVTALRTTLEGHYPDKSLALGGTFIIQKGKAKIHIMPREFSVCPLNTNDDVNNWLKHFEVSAPLICQSVLVSRDPGLDLRVEHTHCFSHHGEGGHYYIDTTPDSVEYLGYFVPAEFVYRIDRPKETHKVGRD comes from the exons ATGAACAACCCTGATCCTGGTCCTGAGCAGCCCtacttcacactcagctgct GTGAAGTTTTGGTGGCTGGAACAATAAGACTCAggatttccatggcaacagatgaCCAG GTCATAGAGGTTCGGGCTAAGAAGAGAACAGGAAGTCACAGTCTGGTGACGGCGTTGAGGACGACTCTTGAAGGTCATTACCCTGATAAAAGCCTGGCTCTGGGAGGCACCTTCATCATCCAAAAAGGGAAGGCTAAAATCCACATTATG CCAAGAGAGTTCTCAGTCTGCCCCCTCAACACTAACGATGACGTCAACAACTGGCTCAAGCACTTTGAGGTCAGTGCTCCCctcatctgtcagtctgtgctCGTGTCCAGAGACCCT GGTTTGGACCTGCGTGTGGAGCATACCCACTGCTTCAGCCACCATGGAGAAGGTGGTCACTACTACATAGACACCACGCCCGACAGCGTGGAGTACCTGGGCTACTTTGTGCCTGCTGAGTTTGTCTATCGCATTGACAGACCCAAAGAGACCCACAAAGTTGGACgagattaa